The Oscillatoria sp. FACHB-1406 genome has a window encoding:
- a CDS encoding CHAT domain-containing protein, whose amino-acid sequence MRAIYLTALLPLVGAGILGLSTPLGAESITAADDGTNTTVTVENNRFNINGGTLSGDRANLFHSFQQFGLSTEQVANFLATPGLQNILGRVVGGDPSLINGLIQVTGGSPNLYLMNPAGIIFGNGASLNLPADFIATTATGIGWGNNFWFNATGSNDYANLVGNPSNFAFDLSQPGAIVNAGNLNVAPGQNLTLLAGTVANTGNLAAAGGRITIAAVPGSSIVKISQPGSLLSLEIQPPRSVQGQIAPFTALDLPTLLAGVGVETGLSVTADNQVQATATGARISSAIGSTAISGNLDVSSSAQQGGEINILGNRVQLSGANLNASGSGGGNIRIGGDYQGKGTIFNAERTFVSRDSVIAADAIAPSVPASGEKVNGGRVIVWGNDTTQFYGTLTARGASNAPSNGGFVEVSGLNALKFDGKVDTTAPNGQAGTLLLDPSSITIISGPGTFTSLSQVDDFNDPDVGANTIDAALLNAATSNIILHSTGDITFTAPVNLANSGVGLKAEAWSNLVVNQNITTNGGAIELIADANNTGGGTLNILANLDAGGGNIIGSGRGPDGGNSKYGVVVGTGTTIVTAGGGTIALTGTGGSGGQNNDGIYVGGTVRAADGAITLTGTTNSNANNSYGIRVDNGRIETTGSGAIALTGTASSTGINVQGNSVISAGGGGDLTLTGDEIDLLDSSSIRGNGTLTLQPLTPSLGITVGGNVNSNDPRLNLNASELALLQPGFSQVFIGRSDSSGAIAALGNATLNFNSPVTLRSPEAGGSIDTTQASINAPQFSAIAHGNVSSSAIATTGGPLSLNSTQAGITTGALSSGGGNVTLTAPSNIQVTSINSAGGNINITTGQFFRATGSFTAPNGVSASLSSIGNAGGGSITVNHGGQGTTPFKVGDATVNGTSAAITSGSETIAPTQSYLYTHNQGNVNIISVDGQSTPATPPTTPTPTPTPPTPSTSPTTPPTTLQPNPSGNPQIPASIATDLMSSSNTPISVSLSGGAGGGGYSEVAAADARMAKKFEDYFGMGNVARNAQDPQQKMRELEAATGVKPALIYAVFVPAQQQEGTSLLSVEGQSSEKPTDVLELILVTSSGEPFRHRVGVTRKEVMAEARRFQAAITNSGRQNYRDSAGQMYQWLLAPLEKDLKEQQIVNLVFVVDTGLRTLPLAALYDGQGFVVERYSIGLMPSLSLTDLSYRDIRERTVLAMGAQKFDSQQPLPAAAEEVKLISGDLWRGDAFLNDDFTLTNLKGARDRNPYGIIHLATHGEFRAGKPSDSYIQLSDTRLSLDQLRTLGWNDPPVELLILSACRTAVGDEEAELGFAGLAVLAGVKTAMGSLWSVSDAGTLGVMATFYEQLREVPIKAEALRQAQLAMIHGKVRIENGQLVTPKGNFPLPPELANQPINLSHPYYWSGFSTIGNPW is encoded by the coding sequence ATGCGCGCAATCTACCTTACTGCATTATTACCTCTCGTTGGAGCGGGAATTTTGGGTTTAAGCACTCCCCTGGGCGCTGAATCTATTACTGCCGCCGACGACGGAACTAACACGACTGTCACCGTTGAAAATAATCGCTTCAATATTAACGGTGGCACTCTTTCTGGCGATCGCGCTAATCTTTTCCACAGTTTCCAACAATTCGGTCTTTCTACCGAACAAGTCGCTAATTTCCTCGCCACTCCCGGGCTTCAAAATATCTTAGGGCGCGTCGTCGGTGGCGATCCTTCCCTCATCAATGGTTTAATTCAAGTGACTGGCGGCAGTCCCAACCTCTACCTGATGAACCCCGCTGGCATTATCTTTGGAAACGGGGCAAGTCTCAACCTTCCCGCCGACTTCATCGCTACGACGGCGACGGGAATTGGCTGGGGCAATAATTTTTGGTTTAATGCCACTGGCAGCAACGATTATGCCAACCTCGTCGGTAATCCCTCCAACTTTGCTTTTGATCTATCGCAACCGGGCGCAATTGTCAATGCAGGTAACTTAAATGTTGCCCCCGGGCAAAACTTAACGCTACTAGCTGGAACGGTTGCGAATACCGGCAATCTGGCTGCGGCGGGCGGGCGTATTACAATTGCGGCAGTTCCCGGTAGCAGCATCGTCAAAATCTCGCAACCGGGAAGCTTACTGAGCTTAGAAATTCAGCCGCCTCGCTCGGTACAAGGGCAGATTGCGCCCTTTACCGCCCTAGATTTACCGACTCTGTTGGCTGGAGTGGGGGTTGAAACTGGATTGAGCGTTACGGCAGATAATCAAGTCCAGGCAACGGCTACGGGCGCGAGAATTTCGAGTGCGATCGGCAGTACGGCAATATCGGGCAATCTCGATGTCTCTTCAAGCGCGCAACAAGGGGGAGAAATTAATATTTTGGGGAATCGCGTCCAGTTGAGCGGTGCGAATTTGAATGCTTCGGGTAGCGGCGGCGGCAATATCCGGATTGGGGGCGATTATCAAGGCAAAGGGACGATTTTTAATGCAGAACGAACGTTTGTCAGTCGCGATTCGGTCATTGCTGCGGATGCGATCGCTCCTAGCGTTCCCGCGAGCGGAGAAAAAGTGAATGGCGGACGAGTTATTGTTTGGGGCAACGATACGACGCAATTTTACGGCACGCTAACGGCGCGGGGAGCGAGCAATGCGCCCTCTAACGGTGGATTTGTGGAAGTGTCGGGCTTGAATGCGCTGAAGTTCGACGGTAAAGTCGATACTACCGCACCGAACGGGCAAGCGGGGACATTATTGCTCGATCCGAGCAGTATTACAATTATTAGTGGCCCAGGCACATTTACAAGTTTAAGTCAAGTCGATGACTTCAACGATCCGGATGTGGGCGCGAATACGATTGATGCAGCGTTATTGAATGCGGCAACAAGTAACATTATCTTGCACTCGACGGGCGATATTACGTTTACTGCTCCGGTTAATTTAGCAAATTCTGGCGTGGGGCTGAAGGCGGAAGCGTGGAGCAATCTCGTCGTCAATCAAAATATTACAACGAACGGCGGAGCGATCGAACTCATTGCCGATGCAAACAATACAGGCGGTGGAACGCTGAATATTCTAGCGAATCTTGATGCGGGCGGCGGCAATATTATTGGGAGCGGTCGCGGGCCGGATGGCGGGAATAGTAAGTATGGAGTTGTGGTCGGTACGGGAACGACGATTGTAACCGCAGGCGGCGGTACGATCGCGCTGACGGGAACCGGAGGAAGCGGCGGACAAAATAACGACGGGATTTATGTGGGCGGTACGGTTCGCGCGGCGGACGGGGCGATAACGCTGACGGGAACGACGAACAGTAATGCGAATAATAGCTATGGGATTCGCGTCGATAATGGTCGGATCGAGACGACGGGCAGCGGCGCGATCGCGCTAACGGGAACGGCATCGAGTACGGGCATCAATGTTCAAGGGAATAGCGTTATTAGTGCGGGGGGCGGGGGCGATTTAACCCTGACGGGCGACGAGATCGATTTGCTCGACTCGAGCAGCATTCGAGGTAACGGTACGTTAACTTTACAACCGCTTACGCCGAGTTTGGGGATTACGGTAGGCGGCAACGTCAATAGTAACGATCCGCGTTTGAATTTGAATGCTAGTGAGTTGGCGTTATTGCAGCCCGGATTCAGTCAGGTTTTTATCGGACGGAGCGATAGTAGCGGCGCGATCGCGGCCCTCGGAAATGCAACCCTTAATTTTAACTCGCCGGTAACGTTGCGATCGCCGGAGGCTGGAGGAAGCATCGATACAACGCAGGCGAGCATTAACGCGCCGCAATTCAGCGCGATCGCTCATGGGAATGTTAGTAGCAGCGCGATCGCAACAACAGGCGGCCCCCTCTCCCTCAACAGTACCCAAGCTGGAATTACGACTGGCGCACTCTCCTCTGGTGGCGGTAACGTCACCCTCACTGCCCCCAGTAATATCCAAGTCACCTCGATTAATAGCGCAGGCGGCAATATCAATATAACAACCGGGCAATTTTTCCGCGCCACCGGCAGCTTTACCGCCCCGAACGGAGTCTCTGCCAGCCTTTCCAGCATCGGCAACGCGGGAGGCGGCAGCATTACCGTGAATCACGGCGGTCAAGGAACAACCCCCTTTAAAGTCGGAGATGCAACCGTCAACGGGACTAGCGCCGCGATAACCAGCGGCAGCGAAACCATTGCCCCCACCCAAAGCTATCTTTATACCCACAACCAAGGCAACGTGAATATTATCAGTGTGGATGGGCAGTCAACCCCAGCCACACCCCCAACCACACCCACACCCACACCCACACCCCCAACCCCATCCACATCCCCAACCACACCCCCAACCACACTACAGCCTAACCCGTCCGGAAATCCCCAAATTCCTGCTTCTATTGCCACCGATCTGATGTCGTCCTCTAATACACCAATAAGCGTCTCGCTTTCTGGGGGGGCAGGGGGAGGCGGCTACAGCGAGGTTGCCGCAGCAGACGCGCGCATGGCGAAAAAGTTTGAAGATTACTTCGGGATGGGGAATGTTGCCCGCAACGCTCAAGATCCCCAGCAAAAAATGCGCGAATTAGAAGCAGCAACGGGCGTGAAACCGGCTTTAATTTACGCCGTCTTTGTCCCCGCCCAACAGCAGGAAGGGACTTCGTTGCTTTCGGTGGAAGGTCAATCCTCCGAAAAACCGACCGACGTACTAGAACTGATTCTCGTGACTTCTTCTGGGGAACCATTTCGCCATCGCGTCGGCGTAACGCGCAAAGAAGTTATGGCGGAGGCGAGGCGCTTTCAAGCGGCGATTACCAATTCCGGGCGGCAAAACTATCGCGATTCGGCAGGGCAAATGTATCAATGGTTGCTAGCGCCTTTAGAGAAGGATTTGAAAGAGCAGCAGATTGTCAATTTAGTCTTTGTCGTCGATACGGGCTTGCGAACGTTGCCTTTAGCGGCGCTGTACGACGGTCAAGGGTTTGTTGTCGAGCGCTACAGTATTGGATTAATGCCCAGTTTGTCGCTGACGGATTTGAGCTATCGCGATATTCGCGAGCGTACCGTGCTGGCGATGGGGGCGCAGAAGTTTGATTCGCAGCAACCCCTTCCGGCAGCAGCGGAAGAGGTAAAGTTGATTTCGGGTGATTTGTGGCGGGGCGATGCTTTCCTCAATGATGATTTTACGTTGACCAATCTTAAAGGAGCGCGCGATCGCAATCCTTACGGCATCATTCACCTAGCGACTCACGGCGAATTCCGTGCGGGCAAACCCAGTGATTCTTACATACAATTGAGCGATACGCGACTTTCTCTCGACCAGTTGCGGACACTGGGATGGAACGATCCGCCCGTAGAGTTACTGATTTTGAGTGCCTGTCGCACGGCGGTTGGGGATGAGGAAGCGGAGTTGGGGTTTGCCGGACTGGCGGTGTTAGCGGGGGTGAAAACGGCAATGGGCAGTTTGTGGTCGGTGAGTGATGCAGGAACGTTGGGCGTGATGGCGACGTTTTACGAGCAATTGCGGGAAGTTCCGATTAAGGCTGAAGCATTACGACAAGCGCAACTGGCGATGATTCACGGCAAAGTGCGGATCGAAAACGGTCAGTTAGTCACGCCGAAAGGGAATTTTCCGTTACCGCCGGAATTGGCAAATCAACCAATTAATTTGAGCCATCCTTACTATTGGAGCGGGTTTTCTACGATCGGCAATCCTTGGTAA
- a CDS encoding DUF1995 family protein, which yields MPEFPKTLDDAIATAKEATQRALDDGCQRVQVELGIPEIALQAQSLALQFTPLFESYGSGLKVLFSDTGAAALARRDWGETTFKVGDVGTSRTPVEGKISDEDRIFLIVAPSSVEVEQVEKLANLAGDRPVVLLIPQLESVATVGIGYAARQLRDRFLSTLETSYYLKPFDGGAVLRAYPSSWQVWVEKAEAEYELIAEESQKPVGEALERLLAPPDSAETEAAGVKKKGFLDNLQQMFRALTQ from the coding sequence ATGCCTGAATTTCCTAAAACATTAGACGATGCGATCGCGACGGCAAAAGAAGCCACCCAGCGCGCCCTTGATGACGGTTGTCAGCGCGTTCAAGTTGAGTTGGGCATTCCGGAAATTGCCCTACAAGCCCAATCGCTCGCCCTGCAATTTACACCCCTGTTTGAGTCCTACGGTTCCGGTTTAAAAGTCCTCTTTTCCGATACGGGAGCAGCAGCCCTCGCACGACGCGATTGGGGCGAAACGACGTTTAAAGTCGGCGATGTCGGGACTTCTCGAACGCCGGTTGAGGGGAAAATCTCCGATGAGGATCGCATTTTTCTCATCGTTGCGCCTTCTTCAGTGGAAGTGGAGCAAGTGGAAAAACTCGCGAATTTGGCGGGCGATCGCCCTGTCGTTTTACTGATTCCGCAGTTGGAAAGCGTGGCAACAGTCGGGATTGGTTACGCCGCCCGTCAGTTGCGCGATCGCTTCCTCAGTACCCTAGAAACGAGCTACTACCTCAAACCTTTTGATGGCGGGGCTGTATTGCGCGCCTATCCTTCGTCCTGGCAAGTTTGGGTCGAAAAGGCAGAAGCCGAGTACGAACTGATAGCCGAAGAATCGCAGAAACCCGTCGGAGAAGCTTTAGAGCGCTTGTTAGCACCGCCGGACAGTGCGGAAACAGAAGCAGCAGGCGTTAAAAAGAAGGGATTTCTCGACAATTTGCAGCAAATGTTCCGTGCTTTAACGCAGTAA
- a CDS encoding Uma2 family endonuclease: protein MAIPTGFSIQDYLLLESSSHRRHEYRGGMVYPIQLENDDHRRIRSNLSYLIATNLQRRAREFQLFTGDARISDGDSFLYYPDLFVTVDVRDVEDSNTKCYPKLIVEVVSPATELFDRSPKFEDYRQLNSLEEYLLIDRDTRQVERRHRIKEGNWQRWDIETYQDEKNMMLSSLGVKMSLEELYRGVSWSDPFRDDIESKI, encoded by the coding sequence ATGGCAATTCCGACCGGTTTCAGTATCCAAGATTACTTACTTTTAGAAAGCAGCAGTCATCGGCGACATGAATATCGCGGCGGGATGGTTTATCCAATCCAACTAGAAAACGACGACCATCGTCGCATTCGTAGTAATTTGAGCTATTTAATCGCTACGAATCTCCAGCGAAGAGCGCGCGAATTTCAACTCTTTACCGGCGATGCCAGAATTAGCGACGGCGACTCATTTCTCTACTATCCCGATCTTTTCGTTACCGTCGATGTTCGCGATGTTGAAGACAGCAATACAAAATGTTATCCCAAACTGATTGTGGAAGTGGTTTCTCCGGCAACAGAATTATTCGATCGCAGCCCAAAGTTTGAAGATTACCGACAGCTTAACTCGCTTGAAGAATATCTTTTAATCGATCGCGATACCCGACAAGTAGAACGCCGCCATCGCATCAAAGAAGGGAACTGGCAGCGATGGGACATTGAAACTTACCAAGACGAAAAAAACATGATGTTATCGAGTCTGGGCGTAAAAATGTCCCTAGAAGAATTGTATCGTGGTGTGAGTTGGAGCGATCCTTTTCGGGACGATATAGAATCCAAAATATAG
- a CDS encoding S-(hydroxymethyl)glutathione dehydrogenase/class III alcohol dehydrogenase, producing the protein MDVKAAVAWEAGQPLSIETVQLEGPKAGEVLVEIKATGVCHTDAYTLSGTDPEGLFPAILGHEGAGVVVEVGAGVSSLKAGDRVIPLYTPECRQCKFCLSRKTNLCQAIRATQGKGLMPDGTSRFSSNGKPIYHYMGTSTFANYTVLPEIALAKIREDAPFDAVCYIGCGVTTGIGAVIFTAKVEAGANVVVFGLGGIGLNVIQGAKMVGADKIIGIDLNPEKREIAEKFGMTHFINPREIEGDLVAHIIELTDGGADYSFECIGNVNVMRQALECCHKGWGVCTIIGVAGAGQEISTRPFQLVTGRVWKGSAFGGARGRTDVPKIVDWYMENKINIDDLITHKLPLERINEAFDLMHKGESIRTVIEF; encoded by the coding sequence ATGGACGTAAAAGCCGCCGTCGCCTGGGAAGCCGGACAACCCCTCAGCATCGAAACCGTACAACTCGAAGGCCCAAAAGCGGGCGAAGTTCTCGTCGAAATTAAAGCGACAGGCGTGTGTCACACCGATGCTTACACCCTCTCCGGAACCGACCCAGAAGGCTTATTTCCCGCTATTTTAGGGCATGAAGGTGCGGGAGTGGTTGTCGAAGTCGGCGCGGGCGTAAGCAGCCTTAAAGCGGGCGATCGCGTCATTCCCTTGTATACTCCAGAATGCCGACAATGCAAATTCTGTCTCAGCCGCAAAACCAATCTCTGTCAAGCCATTCGCGCCACTCAAGGCAAAGGTTTAATGCCCGATGGCACTTCTCGCTTTTCTAGCAACGGTAAACCCATCTATCACTACATGGGAACCTCCACCTTTGCCAACTATACCGTTTTACCCGAAATTGCCCTGGCTAAAATTCGCGAAGATGCCCCTTTTGATGCAGTTTGTTACATTGGTTGCGGCGTAACAACGGGCATCGGTGCGGTTATTTTTACCGCTAAAGTTGAAGCCGGGGCGAATGTCGTTGTATTTGGGTTGGGGGGCATTGGTTTAAACGTCATTCAAGGCGCAAAAATGGTCGGCGCGGATAAAATAATCGGCATCGATTTGAACCCCGAAAAACGCGAAATTGCTGAAAAATTTGGCATGACGCACTTCATTAATCCTCGCGAAATTGAAGGCGATTTAGTCGCGCATATCATCGAACTCACTGACGGCGGTGCGGACTATAGCTTTGAATGTATCGGCAATGTCAACGTCATGCGACAAGCCCTAGAATGCTGTCATAAAGGTTGGGGCGTTTGTACGATTATTGGCGTAGCGGGAGCGGGGCAAGAAATTAGTACCCGCCCGTTTCAGTTGGTGACGGGTCGCGTTTGGAAAGGCAGCGCATTTGGCGGCGCGAGGGGACGAACGGATGTCCCTAAAATTGTCGATTGGTATATGGAAAACAAGATTAATATTGACGATTTAATCACGCATAAATTGCCATTAGAACGCATCAATGAAGCTTTTGATTTGATGCACAAAGGTGAATCGATTCGCACGGTCATCGAGTTTTAG